GAGGAAATTAAAGATGAAGGTTCTGGTTATCGGTTCTGGTGGGCGTGAGCATGCTTTACTTTGGGCTCTAAAAAAATCTCCTATCTTAACTGGGTTATATATCACTCCTGGCCGCCGAGCTATGGAAAATCTTGGGGTTCTTGTGGATATAAATATCCAAAACTCAATTGATATTACACAATTTTGCAAGAGAGAAAGTATAGAATTAGTTGTTATTGGTCCAGAGCAACCAATAATCGACGGGCTTGCTGACAACTTAGTTGCAGAGGGAATAAATGTTTTTGCTCCAAGTCGAGCAGCCGCGAAGCTTGAGGCATCAAAGTCTTTCACCAAGGGATTATGTAAACAATATGGTATACCAACTGCCAAGTATGAATGTTTTGTTGATGAGGAATTAGCTAAAAACTTTGTATGCAGCAATAAAATAAAATTTCCACTTGTAGTGAAAGCAAATGGAATTGCAGCAGGAAAGGGCGTAATAATATGCAACACAGAAAACGAAGCTTTTTCGGCGATAGATTCAATGTTGGTAGAGAAAAAATTTGGTGAATCAGGTGAAGAGATAGTCATAGAAGAATTTTTAGTTGGAGAGGAAGTAAGCTTTTTTGCTCTTGTTGACGGGTTGAAAGTGGCAACCCTTGGATGTGCAAAGGATTATAAAAGAGCTAATGAAAACAATGAAGGTCAAAATACTGGAGGTATGGGGGCATACTCATCGCCTTCAATTATAAGTAAGGATATGGAGCAAAAAATTATCCAAAGAATAATATATCCAACAATTCAAGCACTGACTAATATGGGGACACCCTATAAAGGAGTGCTCTTTGCTGGTTTGATGATTTGCAAGGATAGCCCTAAACTTCTTGAGTATAATGTTAGATTCGGTGATCCGGAGATACAATCTATTTTGCCTAGATTTGATGAAAGTTGTGACTTATTAAAATTAATGTTATCAGCTGCAGAAGGAAAGTTGAGTGCCAAAACGGTGGAGCTTACTAACAAATCTACAGTTTGTGTAGTCGTTGCAAGTAAGGGTTATCCAGGTGATTATAAAACGGGAGAAATAATTAGAGGATTGGATAAAATTGAGAGTATTCCCGGTATACTGGTGTTTCATGCTGGTACTCAATTGGATGAAAGCGGTAACTTAGTTTCCGATGGCGGGAGAGTGCTCAATATAGTAGGGGAAGGAAGCAGTGTGGAAGAAGCTAAAAGTAAAGTGTACTCGGCACTGAACTTTTTAGAATGGCCAGGAGGTTTCTTCAGGTACGATATAGGTAGCTAACATTAGCTACCTAAGTGTCACAACTGTACGAACATTGTGATTTGAGCCTACCACTAGGGTGTCATGCAAGTAGCTGACACTGGCATCCAGGAATTTTATTAAGTTGGTGAATATAAAAGTAGCTGCTTTATGTTAAAATACGACGTTTTGATGATTATGGAAAGGCTGGGCCCAGTGTCAGCTACTTGGATGACACCGTCTGTTGCGCAAATTACCTGCTAATTGCAATGTTCGTACAGCTGTGTGTCGAGCACTGGAATGACAGAAGAAGGGACGCTGGAATGACAAAAAAAGGAGGCGCTGAAATGACAAGAAGAGGAGCTATTTACATGACACCACTTTTGCTTCAATATTTACCACGTTCCTAAATAGATACTAAAGGTATTTGTTCAGGGGACCGGCGGAGGAACAAGCAAAAAGGCTTTAAATGATCTATTTTTCACCTAAATTTGTGTAAAGTACTAAAAAATTAACCATATTATGGCGTATTTAGTCCACTTTATTCTAACGATTTCACTTATTTAGCACTTTCCTGCCGCTCCACTGAATACACAATGGCGTCAACTTAAGGAAAAGTGTCAATGATTGTGTATAAAATTTCTCACTAAAATTTTTACCATTAAGTTACCTAAAAACTGCGATAAACGGCGTTTTTGTTTCTATTTTATTTCAAGAAAGAAGTTTAAAATGAGACCTTTTTAGGTGAAACATGCAAAAAGGAAAAAATCCTATTCTACGAATTAAAAATATAATATACTCGAAAGCTTTTCAGAGAATTCATTGTGTTGGAAAAAACAGTTTCACGCGAACAAGAAAACTCCCTTTTACAACAGTATTTTCTATGATTTTAAAGTTAGTAAAAAAAAGTTTGGGAATAGAATGTGAACTTATGGATCCATTGACTTGTAAAGTTCCGCCATCAAAGCAAGCCTTTTCTAAAGCAAGGTATAAGATTTGTCACACAGGTTTTAAAGAATTGTTGGAGCTAAGCATCCAAACAGCCTATCAAGATGAACCTGAGTATGGAACCTGGAGAGGCTATAGACTTATTGCAGCAGATGGTTCTGGTATGAGATTACCCAGCTCTGAGGAGATTGTATCCGAGTTTGGCCGTTTTAAACAAAATGGAACAACAGGTATAATGCCACCATTGGCAAGAGTTTCTTTATTTGTTGATTTGTGTACTTCGCTGATTTGTAGTGCTCGTCTTGCGGCTTGGAATATAGGCGAACAAACGTTGGCGGAAGAGCAATTACCCGAAGTTGTCACTCAAATGCGTTCATTAAATCAAGAGAGAGTATTATTTATCTATGATCGTGGTTATCCTTCAGTAAAATTCATTCAGCAGCATTATGATTTGGGAGTAGATTTTATTTTTCGCTTGCAAAAAAGAAATTATAGCAAGCTATGGGAACAGATTTTATCTGGAGAATTAGATTTTGATTTTATATTAGAAAACGAAAAGCTAAAAAACAAAATGAAAGGACAGAAAGTAAGAGTTGTAGTACTAACATTAGCTAACGGAGAAACGGAGGTATTGGCTACTTCACTTTTTGATCGAGAAAAATTTACTTTGGAAGATATCAGCAAAGCTTATGTGTTAAGGTGGCACATAGAGGAGTGCTATAAACGACTCAAAGTAGGAGCAGAATTAGAGAATTTTTCTGGGGTAAATTTAGAAGCTGTATTACAAGAATTTTGGGCGAACTTGGTCATGTGCAATATATTATCGCTTCATATGTGTGATGCACAAGGGCCTTGGAACCCAGATCAAATTGCTGAGTATCGTTTAAATTTTTCAGTTTTATTTGGTGTAATGAGACAGAAACTCTATCAAGTACTTATTGGAATTTGTTCACCAAAAAGCTTTCAAGCTCTTTTTGATAGAGCAAGTATACGTGCTAAAGTTAAGATCCGACCAGGGCGATTATACAGCCGCAGTAAGGTAGATAAGCCCAAACGCCATCATGTTTTTAGGAGAGTTTGCTAAGGGAGGCTCTTAAGTTGACGCCATTGTTCGTACAGTTGTGCATCACGCACTGGAATGACACCCTTCCGGTGGTCTGCACCACTTGGGCAAAAGCGGGCAATAAGTTTTATTTACTCGATGTATATCGTGCAAAACTCGAGTACCCAAAACTTAAAGAGCAAGTTCTGTCGCTGGCTGCAAGATGGACACCACACACAATTTTGATTGAAGCCAAAACGAGTGGTCAACAATTGGTGCAAGAGCTAAAGGCAAACAGTGATTTACCCGTTATTGAAATAGTACCGCATGATGACAAACTCGCTCGATTCCATCAGATTGTTCCCATTATAGAGTCTGGAAAAGTTTTTCTGCCACACCAGGCGATATGGCTCAATGACTTTGAGTATGAAATTTTAATGTTCCCAGAAGCACATCACAATGACCAAGTCGACAGCACCGTGCAATATCTGCAATGGATGAGAGAAAACACCTCCAGAGTCGCAGCTATACGAACATTGTGATTTGAGCCTGCCAGGATGATGTCATCCAAGTAGCCGATACTTGAATGACATCGTTTACTATGTAACCAAATTACAATACCACAATAAAGTTACACTAGCTATAGCAAGTTTGCCTGTGCTTTGCTGCACTTTAAGAGCACATTTTGCTATGTTGAAAAAGCTATACAGCAACTCCTAGATACTGCCATGCAGTACCTTGCTAAGATACTTTTGGGAGTAGGTCCGCTTAACCGCTACATCTTTGACAGCCAAAGAAACGGAGCTGGCTACTTGTCCAACACCTAAGAGAA
This portion of the Wolbachia endosymbiont of Ctenocephalides felis wCfeF genome encodes:
- a CDS encoding Phosphoribosylamine--glycine ligase, with amino-acid sequence MKVLVIGSGGREHALLWALKKSPILTGLYITPGRRAMENLGVLVDINIQNSIDITQFCKRESIELVVIGPEQPIIDGLADNLVAEGINVFAPSRAAAKLEASKSFTKGLCKQYGIPTAKYECFVDEELAKNFVCSNKIKFPLVVKANGIAAGKGVIICNTENEAFSAIDSMLVEKKFGESGEEIVIEEFLVGEEVSFFALVDGLKVATLGCAKDYKRANENNEGQNTGGMGAYSSPSIISKDMEQKIIQRIIYPTIQALTNMGTPYKGVLFAGLMICKDSPKLLEYNVRFGDPEIQSILPRFDESCDLLKLMLSAAEGKLSAKTVELTNKSTVCVVVASKGYPGDYKTGEIIRGLDKIESIPGILVFHAGTQLDESGNLVSDGGRVLNIVGEGSSVEEAKSKVYSALNFLEWPGGFFRYDIGS